The genomic interval GTGACGCGCCTTGTAGAAGGGCAGCGCCAGGCTGGGGAGCACCAGGTCCAGCTGGACGGGCAGGCGTTGACCACCGGGGCCTATCTGGTGCGGATGGTGCATGGGGGCCGGGCCCTGAGTGCCAAGGTGCTGGTGGTGAAATAGCGCTGGCGTGAGCTTGTGCTCACCCCCCCTCTGCTGCGGCGGCGTTGCTGGCAAGGGCAGGGCTTTGCTTCTTGAGTCCGGCACTGGCCCTGCGGGAGGATGCGTGCGCGTGGGGGATGCTCGGGGGAGAAACAACTTGACAGGGCGGACATTTTCCTGATATTGGAGGTGGTCTCAGGAAATGGGGCAGCTTGCCTTTCTTGGGGAGACGTTATGCGCAGAGCCGTTTTCGTGTCGCTTGGGATCTTCTCGTGGGCGCTGGTGTGGTGTGCGCGGGACAAGACGCCGTTAGGTCCTGCTGAGGGCCCCGCGGTCTGCCCGCAGCAGGAGATCCCCTGGCCCAGTCTGGCCAACAGCCCGTGGCCGATGTACCGGCACGACCCGCAGTTTACAGGGAGGAGTCAGT from Calditrichota bacterium carries:
- a CDS encoding T9SS type A sorting domain-containing protein codes for the protein MRYVVAEEGEVKVSLYDLCGREVTRLVEGQRQAGEHQVQLDGQALTTGAYLVRMVHGGRALSAKVLVVK